Genomic segment of Nothobranchius furzeri strain GRZ-AD chromosome 12, NfurGRZ-RIMD1, whole genome shotgun sequence:
atatgTGACTATTATTCATTTTCAAATGTAAAACAGTAAAAAGAGGACAGTGTATGCATAAATATGTTGACAAGCATACAGAATTATACAAATCAACATAAATTTGCAACATCAAACTGTCTGGTGTTAGGATGTTATTACCTTCATCAACTCTGCCAAGTCTGTGGCCAAGAAtggcatcactggttcatcagttTGATATCTTGTCAAGAAAGGAGCGAAAGTCCTGGTAACAGCAATGTAGAAATGTAGCTTTGCAAGGATAAGGGGGTCTTTCTGAGCAGTTTCAAGTGTGTCAAAAGATGCAGTTCCTGGATTTGGTAGCTTCCTCGTTCTGACTGCATCCAGGTACATGGTCAAAGATGCCCACATCTCCAAGGCTCTCTCTGCTACTGGTAAGTTTTCAAGCCATCTGTGGCTACAGAATGCAAGTGGAAACTTTGCAGAAGCTGTCAAAGTTATGAAGTCCTCTCTCCTAGCTGGCACATTATGGAAGAGAACATGCATGGCTTTCAAAACTTTCTCTAGCTGCCACACAGAGAAACCACCTTTGCAGGCATTATGTAGAGTGTGAAGGCCACAGCTCCCAACCACAATCAGCTGTCTCCCCTCATACTGCTCACGCAGTTCTTCTTGAAGCAACTCCAAAAACTTCCAGTTTACATTGGGCCCATCCATGGAGACTGAAAGCAGCTTTTTCAAATCCAGCTGCTGAGAGCATTCCTGAGGAAAAAACTGAGCATTAGGCTGGGCAATGtatcaaaacaagaaaaacttTGAACTGCTCCAATGAAAAAGTCATATTATTgaattatttttttcaaataaaaaaaattctagttgaaaaataaaatgtattcccATTTATGGATTACAGCAACACAATTGCAATAATTACCCATAATTTTCTGACAACATTGGCTACATGTGTTTTACTAGTGTTGGCTTGTTACTTACTTTAAAGTGGTGTAGTAAATCCTTAGCTGTTCCATGGCCCATGAACTGTGATCCTAGGTACCTGGACTGGACTTGATCCTCTTTCCAGTAACGAACATGCAGATCCatttgctttgttttggttatctGGTTGAGGGTTTCATCAAACATCAAAGTAAAACTGCCTCTGTTGACATCGGCCATAAGGAGTTTGATGATGTGGGGAGCCAAACCAAATTTGACTACATATGCTGTTTTGTCTTTACCACACGTAAAGTTTTTAGCAATTTCTGAGTCGGGAAACAGCTCTAAATATATCTCCGACTCCCTCATTAGCGCCGTAAGATTGGTGTCTTGTTACGCTGTGCAGGCACCACAGCACCTCTGCCTGAAGAGTTGCAGTGGATCCAAAAATCCCCCTGAGGTCCGATGCTGATGCGGTCGCTGCTGAGTTCGGAGATTCTGAAGCCGGGGAAACCGGTGACACGGTGCAGAACTGAGAAATTGCATTCGTCTGTTCGCGGGTTTTGGCTGCGGCTTTGTGCTTCTCGCTGTGCATATGCGACTCCACAGCTTTAACTCCCATGGAACCGAGTTTAAAGAGCTTTTTGCACAGAGTACAGCGGGCCTCGCAGTTATTGCCCGGAACCggcgctaaccacgtcgcgaacgtgggattagccatccagttaacattaaacttgcacttccccatggcgcaaactcccgctagcttaaccagctaaagtgctcatctaaaaatagccccccccccccccccccaactgaatgtgtacgtttccgcttacgccaatatcacacacaaaaaaagctgaacactaactataaattcacgaacattttatagaataaaataatcttgtttattgggtctttggtaatttaagacctttggaaactgtatttaaggattatttgtcatttttaaggacttttaaggccttaaatttggaaaagcaaatttaagactttttaagactttttaaggacccgcggataccctgaataaAAGCTATTCCAAAACGATCTGCAGTATTCTTTGATGCATCTGTATATAGTTTCACATAGTTATAATAGTGACCGATATAATTCTGTGCTGTATGTGAGTTTAGTATGAAAGACTTATCCATATTCTTTCTCTCTAATAATGATAAATCAACAGATGCCTCAGGAAGAATCCATGGCGGAATAGCAGGTAATGGAACTCTTTGACTGATTGTAAACCGATCTAATTTAAGTTCTGCTGGTTTTTTGATCATCATCCATCCAAAACTATTTGTTTCCTTCTTTACTTTCTCCCAGCAAGGTTTTAGTAAGTCCTGTGTTGGATGATCTTCTTTCTGACCCTGAAGATTTGTCCAATAATTTAAAGCTATTTGTTCTCGTCTGATTTCTATTGGCATCTCACCCATCTCTACCTGTAAAGCTGCTATTGGGGTTGTTTTAAATGCTCCAGTACAGAGTCTCAGTGCCTGATTCTGGATACATATTAATTTTGAAAGAGTAGTTTTTGCTGCTGAAACATATGCCACACACCCATAATCTAATACTGATCTGATCAATCCATTATATATGGCCTTCATAGATTTCCTGTCTGCACCCCATTCACTCCCAACTAAACATTATATTTAGAACCTTTTTACTCTTATCCATCATACTCTGAATATGTACACCCCAAGTTAACCTTTCATCAAACCATACACCCAAGAATTGAAATGTATGTACCCTTTCTAACTCTTGACTAATTCAAGTTTAAGATCCTCTCTTACTTTTTTCCTTGTAAAGAACATTGTCTTAGTTTTATCtctctaaaaaaaaaagttgaacgaACTTAAAAAAGTAAGGCAATCAGCTGCACAGCTTTTTTGAGTTGACTcaacaaactttttttttgttgtgtGAACAAGAACTAAAATGTAAACTGAACTATCAATCTTAAGTTAAACAAATTTAAAATAGCTCTTCAGCTTTCCTTTCGTTTTTAAGTTGAAGCAACCCATGTTTTTTAGTTAAATGTACTGAAGAAAAAGTTGAGACaacatgtttacatttgttgccttaaCTTACTTGTATGAGTACATTTGACATAAAGTTTTAAATTGGTCAAACTTAAGGCTTCAACTCATATATACTCATTCAAGTAAGTTGAGACAACATATGTAAACATGTTGTCTCAAATTTTTCTTCAGTACTTTTAACTAAAAACATGGGTTGCTTCAACTTAAAAACAGAAGTAGAGCTGAAGagcaattttaaatttgttcAACTTCAGAATGACAGTTCAATTAACAATTTAGTTCTTGTTCACACAACAAAAAACCCTTTGTTGAGTCTACTCAAAAAAGCTGTGCAGCTGGTTGCCTTACTTTTCTAAGTTTACTCGACTGCCTTACCTTTTAAGTTTATTCAACTGCCCATTCTTTAAATAGAAACTTGGAAGTAACATACCACATCAAAAGCATCTTGTGTATAGGGAAACATTTATTTGTAACATTGCAAcatcaaaataaaagttattCTTTTTATCAATCTTCCAATGGTAGTTAATTTCCTCTGTGGAcaatgtaataaaataaaaaaaatggaaaataaaattCCATAAGagattacagaaaaaataaaacatgaaatgcACATGAAAGGCACTTCATGGAAGATATATATATCCTTACCATAAACGAAAATGTGCCACAACAATGACACTGAAAAATATTCATCTCATCCTGGATATTGTACTCTGAAGTACAAAGAAAAATAATTGATAACAGTGTTATAAACTTCTGTAGAGCTCAGTATAGTGGCTACTttgtaatattgttttggatAACTTTGACATGTAAAAAAGTATTAGAAAAAGCTGTACAATTCTGTACAACAGTAATCCCTGAAGAAGCCATTTTAACATTCAGAAAATCTTCACTTAcagtaaaagcatttaaaatactgCTTTTGAAACATTTAACATTTGTTAAACAACTTacacacaaaaaaacataataataaaaaaaagactgcttgGCACCTGCCAGTCTTTAGAATCTGTATGGCTGGTGGAGATTAAGAAACTCGTAGAGGAGAGAACACTTATTATGTACAAATAACCACCCCTGAACAAGCCATTTCAACATTCATTAAATTTTTATATGAAAACATTCTAAACAATGCTTTAGCAACGTTTAACATTGAAGAACAACTTGCCGTCTCTTACCTTCTCAGCACTCACCAGAGTAGGAGAAAACACCATCTTTATTTCAGCAAACTATTCTTTAGGGCCTGGACTCTGGCTGAGCAGTCGGTTCCCAGACTGAGGAAAACCTTTTGAATGCCCTCAAAAGTGTACCTCAAGTTCTTTGGATAGTCCAGGTTAAGAGCATATATGAGGCCGAAGAGAAGTGCAAATGCAGTTGGGAAACTGCTGATGTCATCAAGGACAATCTGCTCCTCAATAATCAGGGCGATGCTTCTTGTTGTTGGAAATGAGTTAACTGTTCCAACATCATCTTCGACAACCGTGAGAATACCAAGTGCCATGCCTTGGACAGCCACATCCACTGGGTCAGTATCctacagaaaaacaaagaaatatgaaaaaaaaagacattaatttattttaattttaaaataaaggaACATCAACCATTATTTTtggataaaaatacctaaaaaataaaaaactaaacattCCACAAAATAAATCAGGCAGATTTCTGTCATGAAATTCTGAATGTAGTATATAAAAGAGGCAGATTTGGAAAGATTCATAACTTTTTTGTTTGGCTTTGGGTTGGCAGCGAAGGACAAAGTCACCCTCTattgctgtctaggcaagttctcgttgtgaaggatgggtaccgaaactaggcaccgtttcaaatgaagtgaatcggtgctcggtcgatactgtggaattcggtcggtgccttaaaaagtaccgaattctgtacccatccctatgtcacacatagcgacgctcagtttctcataccgacagctctttcctctgttctaaatgacttgaatgtctttaaaaccacaattaGAAGCGCTGAAAGCATttattctaaaaaataaaaaaagatttaaaagatgtTTACGCCGTTGTCAGAtgcctttaatttttttttttttttttttactacagctaaaaaattaCAGCGtcgtgcaggggcggcgttaggcccggctacttgggctgaagccccggatctttcatgataagccccggatctaaatcgcggaagtaacatgcagtaccaaagtccaacagagagggcgcagctggcagtagtttgtatacagcctgcctgagcctccaccactgaagaagaagcccttcagcagccggtgtcggtacagtatctgctcgggtgcaagatcggctcggggtccttcgactgctgatgacgtcgaagtagttgattggctgaagatCCACGTttggaagttacgtaatcacgttatggaagttacgtaatcacgttacgtcgtTATCAAGTTACGTTGGTCCAGACAAATTTtctagatggacaacttttacagagAAATCCATTATTACCTTTTAAAAGGGACTTATCACAGCCTTACCATCGCCTCTCAACATCCTGAGAGCAGAAAGGCCACCATTCGAAAGGCATCGAAACGTTACACAATTAATAGTAAGTATGATTGTGACCTGTTGATTTTTAGcgactctttgaaaatacacttttagcatagagctgcatgtatattagggctgaacgattaattgcatgtgcacttaaattgcgatgtgacaaaaggagattttctaatcgcaaaggctgtaatttgattggcagcgagtggttagcgcaatgctaatatacatggaaaaacccataggaatgctaatgctaatatagcCGAtttcattcttacaaattatgaactaGAAACGTGCCaactgattacatttggagtctaatagaaagtaaaactaccataaatcaaataagtacagacaggtattttagtaaatccagaaaacttttaactccagagttttggctagcagctatgagcgtacctgaactacgcatggacaagaggtcaaaaactctaaacacaaaatacttcaataaacgggacacacttctttcctgcaaatactatttcacaggtgttgctaatacctatgatccttcaagggatgtgctcctgcctgcaaagcattgcaccttcaaatacaacaaTGTGTTTGTAGACAAATAAACGTGtagatatgatatgtagataaatatgtagatacataaacttgtttatattcagtacaagttacatagaattttttttgcttctgttagttgaaaaatatgagaaaagcctcttgagaaaataattgtgaattaaatcgcaattgcaatattcaagaaaaaaaatcgCAATCGGATTACTTTCCAAAATAGTTCAGCCCTAATGTATATATAGCGCAACCAGTTGTGCTTAAGCGctaaacaaatgttttatttcccTGGTGCATTAGATGGACACCTGTATTACAAGTCTCAGAGCAAATTCCGCTTGGTGGTGTTTCAGTCGCAAATTTGCGATGTATTGAGGAGTTGCCATGACGACCTTGGTAGTGGGGGACATCCTGGCAGACGCCGTACACTTGAAAAGGTGTCATCATCCTACCACTGGAAGACCTTATTCAAGGATGTCAATAAATGGGTGACAGTTTTCTTCTATCCAGTTGTTCTTTCAAACAAAATTTGGGCTACTCTGATggggaaaaaaacaactaaaaaaaaaacctacagTGCTGGTCCACCAGTTAAACCAGCACCAAAAGACAACATATACTGGTAACCACTTATGCTGGTCTatgctgtgtttttttttccctgCTGAGTATGCTCAGTGGAAGTGGCCATTACATCTGATTAGTTCTATGTAAATTGTGATATATTTAATTTGGTGTCATCACTACATTGCTCCAAATAAGCTGATGTGTGTCAGAAAATGAACCAAAATTAATATAGTATCTTTTTTAATAGGTTGATGAGTGTCCCCGCTGTCAGCAGCATGAAACATTAAAGACTGTTGCACCTGTCCTTCATCCAATCCAAGTTCAGGGAGCATGGAGTGTTCTTGGAATAGATCTGATTGGTCCCCTTCCTACCACTGCAAAGGGCAAAAGGTTCATAAGATTTTGTGTTAAATATGTAACTGTCTTTGAAGTTTGTAAATGCAAATAGTTTAGATAAAACAGAGAACATGAAATTCATGCAATATAAGTTTTGAACAATCTGCATTATATGTTCCAGGTTTATTCTTACAGCCACAGATctcttcacaaagtgggttgtggCAAAATCCCTCTACACTAAAACAGCAACTGAGGTGTCAAAAAAAATTGTCAATATTCTTCTTGATTTTGGACTGGTAGAGAGGATCATTACTGATCAAGGACGGGAATTTGTAAACGAGGTACAATAATGTACTTTAAAGCCATGAATTAGCAACTTAGATTATTTGTAATGGATAATACTGTATTTTTAAGGTGTACACTAATGTGTCTGCAGGTCAATCGTGGTGTTTTTGAGGCTTTGAATGTCAAACATTGCATTACATCAGCCTACCATCCCCAAGCCAATGGACAGGATGAGCGCACCAACCAAAATATAAAGACAGCACTGGCCAAATACTGTGGGGAGGATCAAAATGATTGGGACATCCATTTAAGAGGAATTGTGGCGGGGATCAACACATCTAAACAGGCAATATTATTTAAGAAGTTGTGATGGAACGTTATTCACCAAGATAGACTGTAAAATGTTATTGATTGTATTTTTTTAACAGAGATCAACCAAGTACACACCTTACTGTGCTATGTTTGGAAGACAACCTCGCACACCTGGTGTGATAAACATCACCCAAGAAGGGGGGGATGACAGATCAGTTGTTGTAGAGGTAACAGAGGATCATCTGGAGGCCAAGACTGCAGCAGTTGCTGATCTGCATGCAAAGGTGATTATGAAATGGAAATTATTTGTCTAAAAAACTACAATGTAATGTTATGTTTTGAATAATCATTTTATGAGCATTTTATATTTTCTCAGATTTACCAGAACATAAAAAATGCACAGGACAGACAGAAGAAGGAATATGAGTCCAGAAAAAGACGTCATGTGAAATCCTTCCACTTCAAAGTTGGTGATGAGGTCATGAAAGCAAACAAACGAAAGGAAGGTCGAAAAGGAGGGCGGCTGGAAGCCAACTGGTCTGGGCCATACGTAATAGCCTCACTTTCAGAGAAGGGTGTGGCAACGCTGTTGAACAAATCAGGGAGTCAGTTGAAACAAAGCATTAATGTTTCACAGCTGAAGCCTTTCATCAGCCCTGAACTAAGAGGTATTATCATTGTTCTTATAAAGACACAATGTAGTCTGTGTAGATCTGTGATATTTGCGTCATCTTCTCTTCAGAGTCCAAAGAGCCAGACATGTCAACCACTCGAGGTGATATCTTCCAAGGTATATTTATGAATGCAGTTTAGTCAGTCAGCATGGGTATAGTAGTAAGGAACAGAACCTATTTGTACTCAGAAGAAATGTCTTTTTGAATTTTAACTGCTAAAGATTATAATTTGCAAGTGTTTTAACCACTAACAGCAGAACAGGAGCCAGGTTCTAGTCAGCTGGTAACGCAGCAAGCTACACATGATCATGACTACGTGACTGGTCAGGGATGTAAACAGACCATCAACCCAGTTCAAGCCATGCTGGTGGGTATTAATGTCTGCTGTGAATGAAATTTTTGAATGTATATTGTTTAAATCTCACAATgtgttttctatttttaaaagTACATTTTGCAATTTATTATTTTAAGCTCAACTATGTACTTGATAAAAACCGATCTGGAACAGAGATTGTTGTCAAGGATGGGGATGTCTGTCTGACACGGGAAGACTTCTGGAGCTTGGGCCTTCCTCAATGTATGGAAGCCAATGTAGGTATATTAAGACTTTTATTTGGTTGGAGAGGAATCCAAAAGGTACTGACTTTTGTTACTCTGTTGCAGATTGGAAATGCATGCTTCAGACTTGTCAAAGAAGCTGCCCAAAGACATGTACGTTTTTGCTGTGTATTTAAACCAACATAATGCCCTTGGTGAAGTAGGCCCtaatcagtttttattttttgagtggCGTATTCTGATTAATGACACATACATGTAGCATGACACATGTAATCAAACTTTCCATTTTTATCAATGTAGGGAATAGATGTCCACATTCTAGACATGTATGCTGTTCCAACATTGAAAACAAAGATCGACGACCCAATGACGGTTCTACCTGTAAGTTTTTCCTTGTTATCTGCTCTGTTCTTTGATGGAGCTTGACA
This window contains:
- the LOC107377563 gene encoding gypsy retrotransposon integrase-like protein 1 isoform X2, encoding MFGRQPRTPGVINITQEGGDDRSVVVEVTEDHLEAKTAAVADLHAKIYQNIKNAQDRQKKEYESRKRRHVKSFHFKVGDEVMKANKRKEGRKGGRLEANWSGPYVIASLSEKGVATLLNKSGSQLKQSINVSQLKPFISPELRESKEPDMSTTRGDIFQEQEPGSSQLVTQQATHDHDYVTGQGCKQTINPVQAMLLNYVLDKNRSGTEIVVKDGDVCLTREDFWSLGLPQCMEANIGNACFRLVKEAAQRHGIDVHILDMYAVPTLKTKIDDPMTVLPGDIFSKDVIIIPAWSRQPGKPDHYLLC
- the LOC107377563 gene encoding gypsy retrotransposon integrase-like protein 1 isoform X1, with the protein product MFGRQPRTPGVINITQEGGDDRSVVVEVTEDHLEAKTAAVADLHAKIYQNIKNAQDRQKKEYESRKRRHVKSFHFKVGDEVMKANKRKEGRKGGRLEANWSGPYVIASLSEKGVATLLNKSGSQLKQSINVSQLKPFISPELRESKEPDMSTTRGDIFQAEQEPGSSQLVTQQATHDHDYVTGQGCKQTINPVQAMLLNYVLDKNRSGTEIVVKDGDVCLTREDFWSLGLPQCMEANIGNACFRLVKEAAQRHGIDVHILDMYAVPTLKTKIDDPMTVLPGDIFSKDVIIIPAWSRQPGKPDHYLLC